One Microlunatus soli genomic window carries:
- a CDS encoding ABC-F family ATP-binding cassette domain-containing protein, translating to MGHVELTGVSFHLPDGRPLLSDVTFRVGDGAVIALVGPNGAGKTTLLRIVAGDLQPTDGGISRSGGLGVMRQFIGSIRDSSTVRDLLFSLAPQRLQQAVADVDRLELQLMTDDSEPTQLGYAAALAEYADAGGYDAEVTFDACCTAAIGIDYDRAKWREVNTLSGGEQKRLALEALLRGPDEVLLLDEPDNYLDVPGKRWLEDQLRSTKKTVLLISHDRELLANAATGIAALELGSAGNTLWVHGGGFGTFAAARQARFERFEELRKRWDEEHAKLKALVIMYKQKAAYNSDMASRYQAAKTRLAKFTDAGPPQELPREQNVTMRLRGGRTAKRAVIVDDLELTGLMKPFSTEIWFGDRVGVLGSNGSGKSHFLRLLALGGTLPASDLDPIGGVDLAPVAHTGIARLGSRVKPGLFAQTHHHPELVGRTLLEILHRGDDHRDGLDREYAARRLDRYELAKAAEVRFDLLSGGQQARFQILLLELSGVTCLLLDEPTDNLDIESADALESGLQAFEGTVIAVTHDRWFARGLDSFLIFGADGGVYASDEPVWDEGRVQRAR from the coding sequence ATGGGACACGTGGAATTGACCGGGGTGTCGTTCCACCTCCCGGACGGCCGCCCGCTGCTCAGTGATGTCACGTTCCGGGTCGGCGACGGCGCGGTGATCGCGCTGGTCGGGCCCAACGGTGCCGGCAAGACCACGCTGCTGCGGATCGTCGCCGGCGACCTGCAACCGACCGACGGCGGCATCTCCCGCAGCGGTGGGCTCGGAGTGATGCGGCAGTTCATCGGCAGCATCCGGGACTCCTCGACGGTGCGGGATCTGCTGTTCTCCCTGGCGCCGCAACGGCTGCAGCAGGCGGTCGCCGACGTCGACCGGCTGGAGTTGCAGCTGATGACCGACGACAGCGAACCGACCCAGCTCGGCTACGCCGCGGCGCTGGCCGAGTATGCCGATGCCGGCGGGTACGACGCCGAGGTCACCTTCGACGCCTGTTGCACCGCGGCGATCGGGATCGACTACGACCGAGCCAAGTGGCGTGAGGTGAACACGCTGTCCGGCGGTGAGCAGAAGCGGCTGGCCCTGGAGGCGCTGCTCCGCGGTCCGGACGAGGTGCTGCTGCTCGACGAGCCGGACAACTACCTGGACGTGCCGGGCAAACGCTGGCTGGAAGATCAACTCCGGTCGACCAAGAAGACTGTGTTGTTGATCAGCCACGACCGCGAGCTGCTGGCCAACGCCGCGACCGGGATCGCCGCGCTGGAGCTGGGGTCGGCGGGCAACACGCTGTGGGTACACGGCGGCGGCTTCGGCACCTTCGCCGCCGCCCGGCAGGCCCGCTTCGAACGGTTCGAGGAGCTGCGCAAGCGGTGGGACGAGGAGCACGCCAAGCTCAAGGCGCTGGTGATCATGTACAAGCAGAAGGCTGCGTACAACTCCGACATGGCCAGCCGCTACCAGGCCGCCAAGACCCGGCTGGCCAAGTTCACCGACGCCGGTCCGCCGCAGGAGCTGCCCCGGGAGCAGAACGTGACGATGCGGCTACGCGGTGGCCGCACCGCCAAGCGGGCGGTGATCGTCGACGATCTGGAACTGACCGGGCTGATGAAACCGTTCAGCACGGAGATCTGGTTCGGCGATCGGGTCGGCGTGCTCGGTTCGAACGGGTCCGGCAAGTCGCATTTCCTACGACTGCTGGCGTTGGGCGGAACGCTGCCGGCATCCGATCTTGATCCGATCGGCGGAGTTGATCTTGCTCCGGTGGCGCACACCGGGATCGCCCGACTCGGCTCCCGGGTCAAGCCGGGACTGTTCGCCCAGACCCATCACCATCCCGAGCTGGTCGGCAGGACGCTGCTGGAGATCCTGCACCGCGGCGATGATCATCGAGACGGACTCGATCGGGAGTACGCCGCCCGCCGGCTGGATCGCTACGAGCTGGCCAAGGCCGCCGAGGTCCGCTTCGACCTGCTTTCCGGAGGTCAGCAGGCCCGCTTCCAGATCCTGCTGCTGGAGCTGTCCGGTGTCACCTGCCTGCTGTTGGACGAGCCGACCGACAACCTGGACATCGAGTCGGCCGATGCATTGGAGAGCGGCCTGCAGGCCTTCGAGGGAACGGTGATCGCCGTCACCCACGACCGGTGGTTCGCCCGCGGACTGGACAGCTTCCTGATCTTCGGAGCCGACGGCGGGGTGTACGCCTCCGACGAACCGGTCTGGGACGAGGGCCGCGTTCAGCGCGCCCGCTGA
- a CDS encoding LysR substrate-binding domain-containing protein, producing MDSRIELRHLRYFVAVAEELHFGRAARRLRIAQPALSQQIRRLEGFIGAALFERTSRSVRLTAAGEAFLPRADALLGRLSADVAETGRIARGEAGRLDIAFISSAAGPMSSALLAFTADRPEVRIRLQEGFTSTTLDRLQRAAADVGFVRDAEERNGISLTTLLAEPFVAVLPITHPSAARPAVEAAQLAGSPLVLFPARAGAHAHAVNLQPFREAALEPDIAFEGSEWNTILHLVSARLGVTIAPRSAARPLPAGTVAIPLTGTDARSTVQLATRAEDDRPLVRQFGTIATTMIDAARHLPGRHPVDAT from the coding sequence ATGGATAGCAGGATCGAGCTCCGTCATCTGCGCTACTTCGTCGCCGTGGCCGAGGAGTTGCATTTCGGCCGGGCGGCTCGGCGGCTGCGGATCGCCCAACCGGCACTGTCCCAGCAGATCCGCCGGCTCGAAGGTTTCATCGGCGCAGCGTTGTTCGAGCGGACCTCCCGATCGGTACGGCTGACCGCAGCCGGCGAGGCGTTCCTGCCGCGGGCCGACGCGCTGTTGGGTCGGTTGTCGGCCGACGTCGCCGAGACCGGTCGGATCGCCCGCGGCGAGGCCGGCCGGCTGGACATCGCCTTCATCTCCTCCGCCGCTGGTCCGATGAGCTCGGCGCTGCTGGCCTTCACCGCTGACCGGCCCGAGGTGCGGATTCGCCTCCAGGAGGGCTTCACCAGCACGACGTTGGACCGCTTGCAGCGAGCTGCCGCCGACGTCGGGTTCGTCCGGGATGCCGAGGAGCGGAACGGTATCTCGCTCACCACGCTGCTCGCCGAACCGTTCGTCGCGGTGCTACCGATCACCCATCCGTCGGCGGCCCGGCCGGCGGTCGAGGCTGCGCAACTGGCCGGGTCGCCGCTGGTCCTGTTCCCTGCCCGGGCCGGCGCACACGCTCATGCTGTCAATCTGCAACCGTTCCGAGAAGCGGCACTGGAACCCGACATCGCCTTCGAGGGTTCGGAATGGAACACGATCCTGCACCTGGTCTCGGCCCGGCTCGGAGTCACCATCGCTCCGCGCAGCGCGGCGCGGCCGCTGCCGGCGGGGACGGTGGCGATCCCGCTGACCGGCACCGACGCCCGCAGCACCGTCCAACTGGCCACCCGGGCCGAGGACGACAGGCCCCTGGTCCGGCAGTTCGGCACGATCGCGACCACGATGATCGACGCCGCACGACACCTGCCGGGCCGGCACCCGGTCGATGCCACCTGA
- a CDS encoding GNAT family N-acetyltransferase has product MASSTNAAPLAVPRIESLGSDDDAEAFRRINTEWISRLFTLTDEDRALLNDPRGRIIDPGGDVLLARADDGSVVGCVALVRYPDDVLELSKMGVTPAAQGRGVGRLLVAGAIGRARELGARRLFLGTNSALTPAIHLYREAGFVPIGREHLPVTDYYARADVLMELPGSAGADPTVGTGIGSVAATPNTRDGGSATDGRRGRSR; this is encoded by the coding sequence ATGGCATCGTCGACCAACGCCGCGCCCCTGGCCGTACCCCGGATCGAGTCGTTGGGCTCCGACGACGACGCCGAGGCCTTCCGTCGGATCAACACCGAGTGGATCAGCCGGCTCTTCACCCTCACCGACGAGGACCGAGCACTGCTCAACGATCCACGCGGACGGATCATCGACCCGGGCGGCGACGTGCTGCTGGCTCGTGCCGACGACGGGTCGGTCGTCGGTTGCGTGGCGCTGGTGCGCTACCCCGACGACGTTCTCGAGCTGTCCAAGATGGGCGTCACCCCGGCAGCTCAGGGTCGCGGCGTCGGGCGGCTGCTGGTGGCGGGCGCGATCGGCCGGGCCCGTGAGCTGGGTGCCCGTCGGCTGTTCCTCGGCACCAACTCCGCACTCACTCCGGCCATCCACCTCTATCGGGAGGCGGGCTTCGTGCCGATCGGTCGCGAGCACCTGCCGGTGACCGACTACTACGCCCGAGCCGACGTGCTGATGGAGCTGCCGGGCTCTGCCGGCGCTGATCCGACGGTCGGCACCGGCATCGGGTCCGTCGCGGCGACACCGAACACCCGCGACGGCGGATCGGCTACCGATGGCCGTCGTGGTCGGTCCCGGTGA
- a CDS encoding FAD-dependent oxidoreductase codes for MDRTTCLIGGGGPAGIMLGLLLARAGIDVTVVEKHGDFLRDFRGDTVHASTLRLLDELGLGERFAEIPHTDLSDYRLPIDDHRTIVLGDFSKIGKPYDHIAMAPQWDLLSMLADAARSEPNFRLIMNTATLGPVVDSGRVIGARVRLRDGTEQVLRADLTVACEGRDSPLRDGAGLTPKEYRVPYDVWWFRLSRTAAERRAQQPTLMPKISHPDILLTMAHQDYYQLAYLAPTGSADRLRAEGIDSFRRRIAKLRPDLADRLDELRSMAELPLLQVKLNRLRRWHRPGLLCIGDAAHAMSPSGGVGVNLAIQDAVAAARVLAPILSEGRTPTGDDLDRVRRRRLFPTVFLQTGQRVLHKTIYEPAMAGHRGGFELFVIMMRLLPWMSIPLGRLIAIGPGAEHAPDFARPAVDVAGSDRSITGTDHDGHR; via the coding sequence GTGGACCGGACGACGTGCCTGATCGGCGGCGGCGGACCGGCGGGGATCATGCTCGGGCTGCTGCTGGCCCGCGCCGGGATCGACGTCACCGTCGTGGAGAAACACGGCGATTTCCTGCGCGACTTCCGGGGCGACACCGTGCACGCCTCGACCCTGCGGCTGTTGGACGAGCTCGGTCTCGGTGAACGGTTCGCCGAGATCCCGCACACCGACCTGTCCGACTACCGGCTGCCGATCGATGATCATCGCACGATCGTGCTCGGCGATTTCTCCAAGATCGGCAAGCCGTACGATCACATCGCGATGGCGCCGCAATGGGACCTGCTGTCGATGCTGGCCGACGCGGCACGCAGCGAGCCCAACTTCCGATTGATCATGAACACCGCGACCCTCGGTCCGGTGGTCGACAGCGGCCGGGTGATCGGTGCCCGGGTCAGGCTCAGGGACGGCACCGAGCAGGTGCTCCGGGCCGATCTGACCGTCGCCTGCGAGGGTCGGGACTCACCGCTGCGGGACGGCGCCGGCCTGACGCCGAAGGAGTACCGGGTCCCGTACGACGTCTGGTGGTTCCGGCTGTCCCGCACCGCGGCCGAGCGGCGCGCTCAGCAGCCCACGCTGATGCCGAAGATCAGCCATCCCGACATCCTGCTGACGATGGCGCACCAGGACTACTACCAGCTCGCCTACCTCGCCCCGACCGGGTCGGCCGATCGGCTGCGGGCCGAAGGGATCGACTCCTTCCGCCGCCGGATCGCCAAGCTCCGACCCGACCTGGCCGACCGACTGGACGAGCTGCGGTCGATGGCCGAACTCCCGCTGCTGCAGGTCAAGCTCAACCGGCTCCGCCGCTGGCATCGTCCGGGTCTGCTGTGCATCGGTGACGCCGCCCATGCGATGTCCCCGTCCGGTGGCGTCGGGGTCAACCTCGCCATCCAGGACGCGGTCGCCGCTGCCCGGGTGCTGGCCCCGATCCTGTCCGAAGGACGGACACCGACCGGCGATGATCTTGATCGGGTCCGGCGTCGGCGGCTTTTCCCGACCGTCTTCCTGCAGACCGGGCAACGGGTTCTGCACAAGACGATCTACGAACCTGCGATGGCCGGCCATCGGGGTGGCTTCGAACTCTTCGTGATCATGATGCGACTGCTCCCCTGGATGAGCATCCCGCTCGGCCGACTGATCGCCATCGGGCCCGGCGCCGAACACGCCCCCGATTTCGCCAGACCGGCCGTCGACGTCGCCGGGTCGGACCGCAGCATCACCGGGACCGACCACGACGGCCATCGGTAG